A portion of the Pyruvatibacter sp. genome contains these proteins:
- a CDS encoding hydroxyacid dehydrogenase, whose product MKIVVFETEEWEMEPLRSLAVDHDVTFVPQRLKPENAADYADADIISPFVYSSVTAETLAALPNLKLIATRSTGYDHIDADTCGRRGIGVATVPTYGENTVAEHVFALLLAVSHKMVEATDRTRRGDFSQAGLQGFDLMGKTIGIVGTGHIGLNTIRIANGFNMRVIAHDAHPNEDAARSMGFEYVSLDQLLTTADIISLHVPGGADTDHMIGEAAFNKMKMGAVLINTARGNLIDVNALLKALATGRLAGAGLDVLPEEPTIREEAELLRSVYMRRHNLETLLADHVLLHLRNVVITPHSAFNTREAMQRILVTTRANIDAFLDAKELNRVV is encoded by the coding sequence ATGAAGATCGTCGTCTTCGAGACAGAAGAATGGGAGATGGAGCCGCTGCGCTCGCTGGCGGTGGACCACGACGTCACCTTTGTGCCCCAGCGCCTCAAACCGGAAAACGCAGCCGATTATGCAGACGCCGACATCATCTCACCATTTGTGTATTCCAGCGTGACGGCTGAGACCCTGGCGGCGCTGCCAAACCTCAAACTCATTGCCACGCGCTCCACCGGCTATGACCATATCGACGCCGACACCTGCGGTCGGCGCGGCATTGGCGTGGCCACCGTGCCCACCTATGGCGAAAACACGGTCGCTGAACATGTGTTTGCCCTGCTGCTCGCCGTCTCGCACAAAATGGTGGAAGCAACCGACCGCACCCGGCGCGGCGACTTCAGCCAGGCGGGCCTGCAGGGGTTTGACCTGATGGGCAAAACCATCGGCATTGTCGGTACCGGCCATATCGGCCTCAACACCATCCGCATTGCCAACGGGTTCAACATGCGGGTCATCGCCCATGACGCTCACCCCAACGAGGATGCGGCCCGCAGCATGGGCTTTGAGTATGTGTCGCTGGATCAACTGCTCACCACCGCCGACATCATTTCGCTGCATGTGCCCGGCGGTGCGGACACGGACCACATGATTGGTGAGGCGGCCTTTAACAAGATGAAAATGGGAGCCGTGCTCATCAACACCGCACGCGGCAATCTTATTGACGTAAATGCACTGCTCAAGGCGCTGGCTACCGGCAGGCTCGCCGGTGCCGGGCTCGACGTGCTGCCCGAAGAACCCACCATCCGCGAAGAGGCAGAGCTGCTGCGCTCGGTCTATATGCGCCGCCACAACCTCGAAACGCTGCTGGCGGACCATGTGCTGCTGCACCTGCGCAATGTGGTCATCACGCCGCATTCAGCCTTCAACACCCGCGAGGCCATGCAGCGCATTCTGGTAACAACCCGCGCCAATATTGATGCTTTTCTTGACGCCAAAGAGCTTAACCGCGTGGTCTGA
- a CDS encoding TauD/TfdA family dioxygenase: MTAVDVRPLDGVGAEIHGVDIARGLSNTEFDAIHKAFSDHGLIFFRDQSISEQDHINLARKFGEIDINRFFAAHPDYPEIAMVSKDVDQKDNIGGGWHTDHSYDQDPAMGSILVARELPQTGGDTMFASMYAAYDGLSDGFKKMLGSLSAVHSAAHIFGTAPDTHYNQTDAAALDHESKNDGRIQNADVADAMPEVIHPVIVTHPLSGKKALYVNPAFTVRFEGWTEEESRPLMQQLFAQCARPEYTHRFVWKPGSIAFWDNRATWHWALNDYNGQRRVMHRITVQGCPLT, encoded by the coding sequence ATGACGGCAGTTGACGTACGCCCGCTTGACGGCGTTGGCGCGGAGATTCACGGCGTGGACATCGCCAGGGGCTTGTCCAACACCGAGTTCGACGCCATCCACAAGGCGTTTTCAGATCATGGCCTGATCTTCTTCCGCGATCAGAGCATTTCCGAGCAGGACCACATCAACCTGGCCCGCAAGTTTGGCGAAATAGACATCAACCGCTTTTTTGCCGCCCACCCGGACTATCCCGAAATTGCCATGGTCTCCAAGGATGTGGATCAGAAGGATAATATCGGCGGTGGTTGGCATACGGATCATTCCTACGATCAGGACCCCGCCATGGGCTCCATCCTTGTTGCCCGCGAGCTGCCGCAAACCGGCGGCGACACCATGTTTGCATCCATGTATGCGGCCTATGACGGCCTGAGCGACGGCTTCAAGAAAATGCTCGGCTCGCTCAGCGCCGTGCATTCAGCGGCGCACATTTTTGGCACCGCACCCGACACCCACTACAACCAGACCGATGCCGCAGCGCTGGACCATGAAAGCAAGAACGACGGCCGCATCCAAAACGCGGATGTAGCCGACGCCATGCCGGAGGTAATCCACCCGGTCATCGTTACGCATCCCCTGTCCGGCAAGAAGGCGCTGTATGTGAACCCCGCCTTCACCGTCAGGTTCGAAGGCTGGACCGAAGAAGAAAGCCGCCCGCTGATGCAGCAGCTTTTCGCGCAATGCGCGCGGCCCGAATACACCCACCGTTTTGTGTGGAAGCCCGGCTCCATCGCCTTCTGGGACAACCGCGCCACCTGGCACTGGGCCTTGAACGACTACAACGGCCAGCGCCGCGTGATGCACCGCATCACGGTACAAGGCTGCCCGCTGACGTAG
- a CDS encoding VOC family protein, translated as MERQLDLGNFSVSLAVKNLKASRAFYEKLGFAVIGGDEAHNFLILASPSATIGLFQGMFEKNTLTFNPGWDAQGNTLDDFKDVRNIQKALKADGITLIEETDETTTGPAHITLVDPDGNPVLIDQHV; from the coding sequence ATGGAACGCCAACTCGATCTGGGAAATTTCTCAGTCAGCCTCGCCGTCAAAAACCTCAAGGCCTCACGCGCCTTCTACGAGAAGCTGGGCTTCGCCGTCATCGGCGGCGACGAAGCGCACAACTTCCTCATCCTCGCCAGCCCCTCAGCCACCATCGGTCTTTTCCAGGGCATGTTCGAAAAAAACACCCTGACCTTCAATCCCGGCTGGGACGCCCAAGGTAACACGCTGGATGATTTCAAAGACGTCCGCAACATCCAGAAAGCACTCAAGGCAGACGGCATCACCCTCATCGAAGAAACCGACGAAACCACCACCGGCCCCGCCCACATCACCCTCGTTGACCCCGACGGCAACCCGGTGCTGATTGATCAGCATGTGTGA
- a CDS encoding type II toxin-antitoxin system RelE/ParE family toxin, protein MAIISFRDKDCQKVYLGQRSRKFGTIARRALIQLRRIDASHLLDDLRVPPGNRLEALKGDRRGQHSIRIDHQWRICFVWKDGDAHDVEIVDYH, encoded by the coding sequence ATGGCAATAATTTCGTTCCGGGACAAAGACTGCCAGAAAGTCTATCTGGGCCAGCGCAGTCGGAAGTTTGGCACCATTGCCCGTCGCGCTTTGATACAGCTTCGCCGCATTGATGCGAGCCATCTTCTTGACGACTTGCGCGTGCCGCCGGGCAACCGCCTCGAAGCTCTGAAGGGCGACAGGCGCGGACAGCATTCTATCCGTATCGATCACCAGTGGCGCATCTGCTTTGTCTGGAAAGACGGTGATGCCCATGACGTCGAAATCGTTGACTACCATTGA
- a CDS encoding HigA family addiction module antitoxin, producing MARQPLHPGEMLKEGFLQELGLSASALARHIGVPSNRLTSIIAGKRAITGETAILLGKALGTTPEFWLNLQKTYELDVAAASTTAKRARSIRQVTQVA from the coding sequence ATGGCCCGCCAACCGCTGCACCCCGGCGAGATGCTTAAAGAAGGTTTTTTGCAGGAACTTGGCCTGTCTGCCAGCGCACTCGCCCGCCATATTGGTGTGCCGTCCAACCGGCTCACCTCAATCATTGCAGGCAAGCGGGCCATTACCGGCGAGACGGCGATTTTGCTGGGCAAGGCGCTTGGCACCACGCCGGAGTTCTGGCTCAATCTGCAAAAAACCTATGAGCTGGATGTGGCGGCTGCCAGCACGACCGCGAAGCGTGCGAGAAGTATAAGGCAGGTTACGCAGGTTGCTTAA
- the recQ gene encoding DNA helicase RecQ, whose translation MSEPAHVVPPPVDTQLDQSRALLKTVFGFDAFRPGQEEIVSSILEGKDVLAIMPTGAGKSLCYQLPALMRDGLTVVVSPLIALMRDQVAALQANGVEAGALTSNTDPYEAERIHQAIDDGVLKLLFMAPERLSIAGGLLQRAGVSMLAIDEAHCVSQWGHDFRPDYLKIGVLRDQLSAQLGHIQITAFTATADEETRSEIASKLFAQTPRVFLGGFDRPNLYLAFEPKDQPRRQVADFVAQHEGQAGIIYCSSRARTEKLADDLQSKGVEALAYHAGLDAETRQIRQDRFTREDGIVMVATVAFGMGIDKPDVRFVVHADLPKSMESYYQEVGRAGRDGLPADTLTLFGVDDIKLRRLQIDDSDAPEDRRRADHQRLNALLALAEAPACRRRVLLQFFGEMDHPPCGNCDQCKTPPKTYDGTQDAQKALSAMVRTGERFGLEHLIAVLRGEDTDRVRALRHTQLPTYGVGADYDKHQWRDLYRQLFALGLTSVDPQYGSWQVTQAGWAVLKDNDTVELRQPPAKPERRRATSKASKTGRKPAMPVDLSERDGELLLALKAKRTHLAKAQNVPAYVIFPDKTLVEMAMARPSSLDEMAEIGGVGARKLEKYGAVFLEVVQSA comes from the coding sequence ATGTCTGAACCCGCCCACGTCGTCCCACCACCTGTTGACACTCAGCTTGACCAGTCAAGGGCGCTGCTCAAGACCGTATTCGGCTTTGATGCATTTCGTCCGGGTCAGGAAGAAATAGTCTCCTCCATTCTTGAGGGCAAGGACGTGCTGGCGATCATGCCGACGGGAGCTGGCAAATCGCTGTGCTATCAGCTTCCCGCACTGATGCGCGACGGGCTGACGGTGGTTGTCTCGCCACTGATTGCGCTGATGCGCGACCAGGTTGCTGCGCTGCAGGCCAACGGCGTGGAAGCAGGCGCGCTGACCTCCAACACGGACCCCTACGAGGCCGAGCGCATTCATCAGGCCATTGATGACGGCGTGCTCAAACTGCTGTTCATGGCACCCGAACGACTGTCGATTGCCGGCGGGCTGTTGCAGCGTGCGGGTGTGTCGATGCTGGCGATTGACGAGGCGCACTGCGTCAGCCAGTGGGGGCATGACTTCCGGCCTGACTATCTCAAAATCGGCGTGCTGCGTGACCAGTTAAGCGCGCAGCTTGGGCATATACAGATCACAGCGTTTACGGCGACTGCGGACGAAGAAACCCGCAGCGAGATTGCCTCCAAGCTTTTTGCACAAACGCCGCGTGTATTTCTGGGCGGCTTTGACCGGCCAAATCTGTATCTGGCGTTTGAACCCAAGGACCAGCCGCGCCGTCAGGTGGCAGATTTTGTGGCGCAGCACGAAGGCCAGGCGGGCATCATCTATTGCTCGTCGCGCGCGCGCACTGAAAAGCTGGCAGATGATCTGCAAAGCAAGGGTGTTGAGGCGCTGGCTTATCATGCGGGGCTGGACGCCGAAACACGGCAGATCAGGCAGGACCGGTTCACCCGTGAGGACGGCATTGTGATGGTGGCGACGGTTGCGTTCGGCATGGGCATCGACAAGCCCGACGTGCGCTTTGTGGTGCATGCCGACCTGCCCAAGAGCATGGAAAGCTATTATCAGGAGGTGGGGCGCGCGGGCCGCGACGGGTTGCCCGCCGATACGCTGACGCTGTTTGGCGTGGACGACATCAAGCTGCGGCGCCTGCAGATTGATGACAGTGACGCGCCCGAAGACCGCCGACGCGCCGACCACCAGCGGCTGAATGCACTGCTGGCCCTGGCGGAAGCACCCGCCTGCCGCCGTCGGGTGTTGTTGCAGTTTTTTGGCGAGATGGATCATCCCCCCTGCGGTAACTGCGACCAGTGCAAGACGCCGCCCAAAACCTATGACGGGACGCAGGACGCACAAAAGGCGTTGTCCGCGATGGTGCGCACCGGCGAGCGGTTTGGCCTTGAACATCTTATCGCCGTGCTGCGCGGTGAAGACACCGACCGCGTGCGCGCCCTGCGCCACACGCAACTGCCAACCTATGGGGTGGGCGCTGACTACGACAAACACCAGTGGCGCGATCTGTATCGCCAGCTGTTTGCGCTGGGCCTCACCAGCGTGGACCCGCAATATGGGTCATGGCAGGTGACGCAGGCAGGCTGGGCCGTTCTCAAGGACAACGACACTGTTGAGCTGCGCCAGCCGCCCGCCAAACCGGAGCGGCGGCGCGCAACAAGCAAGGCCAGCAAGACCGGCCGCAAACCCGCCATGCCCGTTGACCTGTCAGAACGCGACGGCGAACTGCTGCTGGCCCTCAAAGCCAAACGCACGCACCTCGCCAAGGCGCAGAACGTGCCAGCGTATGTTATTTTCCCCGACAAAACGCTGGTGGAAATGGCCATGGCCCGCCCAAGCTCGCTGGACGAAATGGCCGAGATTGGCGGCGTCGGCGCGCGGAAACTGGAAAAGTATGGGGCGGTGTTTTTGGAGGTTGTGCAGAGTGCTTAA